A region from the Acidobacteriota bacterium genome encodes:
- a CDS encoding TonB family protein, whose protein sequence is MNPLEEQKGLVEFLEAALDEARGQSPVDQQQIRRLEAELAQARSDLSRLSSLSAGSESPAPVAAAPFKMATTLQPGYRTFFSNLASLFVHEEKQYDITARPVEANLMVEDRALLSGFWSNLKSYFGKEAKDYRITAQPVATHLLVEEIPWYRAIFSGIKGIFVREERPEIEVTAQPVEVQELFQDYKIRSTSFVLSVAVQCLFVAAILFVPLLLIKDAPLAANETELYFMSTTRLIAPRLGPSGGGGGGGLKAPKPPSKGRLPKPSDKQLTPPTPKVRNPRPLLPVEPTVIVPQLAQLPAINLPDYGDPLGIPGPPSPGPGSGGGIGTGTGTGVGPGEGAGVGPGKGGGIGGGVYRVGGGVTPPTVLSRIEPVYSEEARKAKYQGVVVLSAIVRKDGSIEILKVIRSLGLGLDENAIRALKAWRFRPGMKGGKPVDVALNIEVNFSLR, encoded by the coding sequence ATGAATCCACTCGAGGAACAAAAGGGCTTGGTCGAGTTTCTGGAAGCTGCCTTGGACGAGGCCAGGGGGCAATCGCCCGTTGACCAACAGCAGATCCGGCGCCTGGAAGCTGAATTGGCCCAGGCCCGAAGCGATTTGTCGCGCCTGTCGTCCCTGAGTGCAGGTTCGGAGAGTCCGGCGCCGGTTGCGGCGGCTCCCTTCAAGATGGCGACAACCTTGCAGCCCGGGTACCGGACCTTTTTCAGCAACCTGGCTTCACTGTTTGTGCATGAGGAAAAACAGTATGACATCACCGCTCGGCCGGTGGAAGCCAACCTGATGGTCGAAGACCGGGCTCTGCTTTCCGGTTTCTGGTCCAACCTCAAGTCCTATTTCGGCAAGGAGGCAAAGGACTACCGAATCACGGCACAGCCGGTGGCCACCCACCTTCTGGTGGAGGAAATTCCCTGGTACCGCGCCATTTTTTCGGGAATCAAGGGGATATTCGTCAGGGAAGAGCGGCCCGAGATCGAGGTGACCGCCCAGCCGGTGGAGGTTCAGGAGCTCTTTCAGGACTACAAGATCCGCTCCACGTCGTTTGTGCTTTCGGTTGCGGTGCAGTGTCTCTTCGTGGCGGCCATTCTTTTCGTGCCCCTCCTGCTGATCAAGGACGCCCCGTTGGCAGCCAACGAAACCGAGCTTTACTTCATGTCCACGACCAGGCTGATTGCCCCGAGGCTTGGGCCCTCCGGCGGCGGGGGTGGAGGCGGGTTGAAAGCCCCCAAGCCTCCTTCCAAGGGACGGCTTCCCAAGCCGTCCGACAAGCAGTTGACTCCGCCGACGCCCAAGGTTCGCAATCCGAGGCCCCTGTTGCCGGTGGAACCGACCGTAATCGTTCCTCAACTGGCCCAGTTGCCCGCCATCAACCTGCCTGACTACGGAGACCCCCTGGGCATTCCGGGCCCGCCTTCGCCGGGACCGGGAAGCGGCGGCGGCATCGGCACCGGTACCGGAACGGGTGTCGGACCGGGAGAGGGCGCCGGGGTGGGACCGGGCAAGGGCGGCGGCATCGGCGGGGGTGTCTACCGGGTCGGTGGCGGTGTGACTCCTCCCACCGTGCTGAGCCGAATCGAGCCCGTCTACTCTGAAGAGGCCAGAAAGGCCAAGTACCAGGGTGTGGTGGTTCTGTCGGCCATCGTTCGCAAGGATGGAAGCATCGAGATCCTGAAGGTGATCCGCAGTCTGGGACTGGGCTTGGACGAGAATGCCATCCGGGCTCTCAAGGCGTGGAGGTTCCGCCCCGGGATGAAGGGAGGAAAACCGGTCGACGTGGCCTTGAATATCGAGGTCAATTTCTCTCTGCGCTAG